A single Sulfurimonas aquatica DNA region contains:
- the ribA gene encoding GTP cyclohydrolase II, whose product MNIEISEVANLPSRFGNFNVKAFKEGEKEHLVVYAKKLDAIPLVRVHSECLTGDAIGSLKCDCRDQLEYALSLIDKEGGMVIYLRQEGRNIGLLNKINAYALQDKGLNTIEANHQLGFAADERTYEVVTYILEYFNIKKINLLTNNPDKMNSIKDIEIVNRVPVIITPNEFNSGYLDTKRDEMGHLL is encoded by the coding sequence ATGAATATAGAAATTTCCGAAGTTGCCAATTTACCATCGCGTTTTGGTAACTTTAATGTAAAAGCTTTCAAAGAGGGCGAAAAAGAACACCTTGTAGTTTATGCAAAAAAACTAGATGCCATACCTCTTGTTAGAGTGCACTCTGAGTGCTTAACCGGAGACGCCATCGGTAGCCTCAAATGTGACTGTCGAGACCAACTTGAATATGCCCTCTCACTTATAGACAAAGAGGGAGGTATGGTTATCTATCTTAGACAAGAGGGACGCAACATCGGCCTTTTAAATAAGATAAACGCTTATGCCCTTCAAGATAAAGGTTTAAACACTATAGAAGCAAATCATCAGTTAGGTTTTGCGGCGGATGAGCGAACGTATGAAGTAGTGACGTATATACTAGAGTATTTTAATATAAAAAAAATAAATCTGCTTACAAACAATCCAGATAAAATGAACTCAATTAAAGACATTGAAATTGTTAATAGAGTTCCAGTCATCATAACGCCAAATGAGTTTAATAGTGGTTATTTAGATACTAAACGCGACGAAATGGGGCATCTTTTATAG